One window of Mesotoga sp. UBA6090 genomic DNA carries:
- a CDS encoding TIGR00725 family protein produces MMLHVAVIGYSGSVNNSPVKELRSICEEVGKLLARHGHVVMTGGRDGVMELVSRAVSIEGGRVVGVLPTGDEGNNHNEVRIRTGMDFALRSLILTKSADVVISMGGQAGTLLEIVSSYSYGRPVILLKNTGGWTDRIRSVLIDDKYLDVRKTVEIKVADSIEDLERFLKEADNGKV; encoded by the coding sequence ATGATGCTTCACGTAGCAGTTATTGGATATTCGGGTTCTGTCAACAACAGCCCTGTAAAGGAGCTTCGAAGTATTTGCGAAGAAGTCGGAAAGTTGCTTGCCAGACATGGGCATGTTGTCATGACCGGTGGAAGAGATGGAGTGATGGAACTTGTTTCGAGAGCCGTCTCTATAGAAGGAGGCCGGGTAGTTGGAGTTCTCCCTACCGGCGATGAAGGAAACAATCACAATGAGGTTAGAATTCGAACCGGAATGGATTTTGCTTTGAGATCATTGATACTCACCAAGTCTGCCGATGTAGTAATATCTATGGGGGGTCAGGCCGGGACATTACTTGAGATTGTCTCCTCGTATTCATACGGACGCCCAGTAATTCTTCTGAAGAATACAGGCGGTTGGACCGACAGGATCAGATCGGTACTTATAGATGACAAGTATTTGGACGTGAGAAAAACAGTCGAAATAAAGGTGGCAGATAGTATTGAAGATCTTGAGAGGTTCCTTAAGGAGGCAGACAATGGTAAGGTGTAG